The DNA region CCACCGTCGAGGGTCAGGCCGGCCAGGGCCAGGATGCCGACCGTCAGCGCCAGGACGAACGCGGTCACGCGGCCTTCGTCGGCGCGCCACCACCGCAGGTGCGTGCGCCACCACGTCGACCACGAGGTCGACCAACGGCTGCGCCGAGCGTGGCGGCCTCGCCGGGTCATGTTCCGCTCCCGGTGTCCGGGGTCGAACGCCAGAGGTCCACGGGTTCGACCGAGGTGGCCGACAGGGTCTTGCCGCCGGGCACGCCGAGGATGAGCGCGTCGCCGAAGTCGACGGCGCAGGACACGGTCACGCTGACCGTGCCGCCGGGGCGCAGGCCGCCGGTCGAGGTGCTCACCGACAACGACGCGCACGTCACCCCCGCTGAGGACAGCGCGCTCGCGGCGGTGGATT from Alloactinosynnema sp. L-07 includes:
- a CDS encoding pilus assembly protein TadE, with protein sequence MAAEITIAAPFLIMLLVFVGVVIHRGVDARIRIDDAAHQAARAASIERTPTAATAAAQSTAASALSSAGVTCASLSVSTSTGGLRPGGTVSVTVSCAVDFGDALILGVPGGKTLSATSVEPVDLWRSTPDTGSGT